The Anopheles marshallii chromosome X, idAnoMarsDA_429_01, whole genome shotgun sequence genome includes a window with the following:
- the LOC128710874 gene encoding uncharacterized protein LOC128710874: MDTGSTVSLIHRDLKEELQVKGSPRPFSLAWTNGTMQDEPDSLTVSIFFFNLAGKFIPEERAKQIMKRTLRKREKGYEIGLLWKTEDINLPESYGQASRRLQSLERKLAQDEILKKWYHEEIAAYCKKGYARALDTCELIRKENNPKVNYIPHFAVVNYNKPIPKPRIVFDAAAKNRDLEKPIPTATVRLPKLDLPTFDGNSTEWISFKDRFVSMIHEAEGMKDVIKLQYLLSVLKGEVAKRFQHVKLTTDNYNITWKALLDRYDHKRDLKREYFRALFSIPPMKNEMVEELR, encoded by the exons ATGGACACTGGATCTACGGTGAGCCTGATACATCGGGATCTAAAGGAGGAATTACAAGTGAAAGGATCCCCCCGACCTTTTTCGTTAGCGTGGACTAACGGCACGATGCAGGATGAGCCTGATAGCCTAACcgtctccatttttttttttaatctggCTGGCAAATTTATACCTGAAGAAAGAGCAAAGCAGATAATGAAGCGAACTCttaggaaaagggaaaagggtTATGAGATAGGGCTACTATGGAAGACGGAAGACATAAATCTACCCGAAAGCTATGGCCAAGCCTCGAGGCGACTTCAAAGTTTAGAAAGAAAGTTGGCACaagatgaaatattaaaaaaatggtacCACGAGGAGATAGCCGCATACTGCAAGAAGGGATATGCGCGTGCTCTCGATACGTGTGAACTAATAAGAAAGGAGAATAATCCCAAGGTTAATTATATTCCGCACTTTGCTGTAGTGAATTATAACAAACCTATACCTAAACCGAGAATAGTATTTGATGCGGCTGCCAAAAACAGGG ATCTGGAGAAGCCTATACCCACGGCAACTGTGCGTCTACCCAAGCTGGATTTACCAACATTTGATGGTAACTCGACGGAGTGGATCAGTTTTAAGGATCGATTTGTGTCCATGATCCATGAAGCGGAAGGTATGAAGGATGTGATCAAACTGCAGTACCTCTTATCAGTGCTAAAGGGTGAAGTGGCGAAAAGGTTCCAGCATGTGAAGCTTACAACCGATAACTATAATATTACGTGGAAGGCGTTGCTAGATCGGTATGATCACAAAAGAGATTTGAAGCGTGAATATTTTCGGGCGCTGTTTTCTATTCCGCCGATGAAAAACGAAATGGTAGAAGAGCTACGATGA